Proteins found in one Plasmodium knowlesi strain H genome assembly, chromosome: 12 genomic segment:
- a CDS encoding aminophospholipid transporter, putative has product MHLNIKGIAMNMQRGGKKKKKKKKKKFLNQLKSFFHIVRTKFWNVEGYKRNKRVSILYYNDDEYISENNSNIIVTVFLSPVRSFLRNKARTTIGRFLKWIGFFHIWENIKLFVPFQNGRYETRTKDLEGEQNQITLHKLDRCVFLDAITDNLSNKHIIQICKNYLTNMLFYMHNGDSTNGNVNYKESKEIAKIKKLFIHKVNNLKAFNAENNLYISDDSLIKRIMVRDSTVTHHHYHRSEMKEPSNFCKIRKYEKDCVSAYYIPNGNPLRSNNNGEYICMNYKNRHHLIFRLIINRIRTFYFFVFLISFLLQQSYHFRTNNYKYFALSFFFLFFVSALKDLYTITQRIATEREVNSKACRRVTPVGLVDIPCSEIKVGDILYLEENDECPADLVLLKCSHDDVYVCSKNLDGKTDLKMRKSILLTSYLPSIYDLFRLKIKVMLQKPHKRLDRMNGIFMLTNYHSFVKRMYSDLVCLQNTFFKNANENFHPASEVFNYVIEDTYIEKTYKCVDFLIRVSATPLEESSVGEASISSSSKEGKIAPTGGIIRTDKSAHLGHLCSTNLVNRPSEAQDTHFESYISKLDSQNSSPIVRDENEEHYKEQIGTENIIWCGSKIVRGKVYGLVAYAGADKKTSIIVSRGKNITDEDCRAKRRAFHMWLILVLIVCLYLCLQGEGPLGTSALINFVRYFLLLLPYTPYVNNMYVFLINRITFHMLLKRQAIPQFSLPNVDIADRISNTSFLLCDKDEVVDKVGLKLRGVHFLLGELEEKNGGNRHNEGCGGGHKGNLPYWRCFLQALLNIVDFNSYLCAPSTKGSQKNCTLLKCIDRHKLPNGGGNKGDKTDKLYRTVFSDILNYTADKSNKMFLTLLCMLFCNVTMLSRRGGLKKNGKEHTLHSKWDSIYSPCLEENVFIDFVKSCGMDIFKKNASKIAVGILIPTITHNEKGKNKTHIVSRNRKTKGTEKNVCKNLDEHSSEGRKKKKKKKKKNLPEHVRQKCWHFKNSLQNGGIFKLSNVAEKVDMGEVKCERLRMCNNEWKERSRSNSSNGCRGGYNITCGKRRIARNGGHHHCRSGSGDQKGKKKKVKTYNFEKIEGLSLDCNDKVICMLISYNEKIFNLVKGPGEKIANMLSCEKRKKKLRSISGSFCAKGFRVVVFAYREVAQNELDEYKRISNEEQKKLFFKNVFANNVVVLAIATLKEGINENAKKCLDLFKRAKIKTWILSGEKKESVIATSTSLQLLTQRNYLCHLSRRRLTRLVRNRMGAFNTFQSSPLSGTYTNCPFPLGVPSPSGSITFRKGTLPVCYLCSEHCGGCDHDDCVMKKNRSSHKLVFPRANAIDETCASNGWVNVGIHTNGENKNETVNCLEDKLENTRQICGEANTVSFHLPLENVLPKRTTKMISLQRDGALTNALSEMLYHFSYPFMGAERKRKLEGKYKEGNVHFDKESPADIENEQHFYRKSDTQKKVRNGPSPHNRVYIVKGDIIDYYLKHRKKEFIRALTQARCALFYDCNSIQKGKIARCLRTVTDGKHRGELLCSVGNHAKDINMFNESDIAIRVNKHRGTNVSNLYADMEVQTFEDLGCIFFLYGYRISWNVHSFLVASYYRGFTLLFLQFFFSYFFASSLSILSNNFLFTFFALLFIITFVMISTPENDDARIGYTGGANYQLLRRNAVRKGNLQRRLFSLKWLCATMWMALYQGFVLFMRGYCSHYAWGGFPACANPIGHHSTVPDHHYRLGMHNEIYVFPPLFITHIFHSVFFLSASKRKFYFLPLAALFILFLIAYKMLLSSLHHFRLPFFFQLDLAFCAYTSVTLVILNVPLVIYYVFLKCTTGRAKSAVRHMNQSFERLCSGAHQIVHIGSVSSSFDTVPSFCK; this is encoded by the exons ATGCATCTTAACATAAAAGGCATAGCAATGAATATGcaaagaggggggaaaaagaaaaaaaaaaaaaagaaaaaaaaattcctaaaCCAGTTGAAAAGTTTTTTCCATATTGTAAGGACAAAATTTTGGAATGTAGAAGGAtacaaaaggaataagagAGTGTCCATACTATAttataatgatgatgaataCATAAGCGAAAATAATAGTAACATCATCGTGACGGTGTTTCTTTCCCCCGTGCGGTCATTTCTCCGGAACAAGGCAAGGACAACTATAGGGAGGTTTTTAAAATGGATTGGGTTTTTCCACATATGGGAAAATATTAAGCTCTTCGTTCCatttcaaaatggaagatatGAGACAAGAACAAAAGATCTGGAAGGGGAACAGAATCAAATCACCCTACATAAGCTAGATCGATGCGTTTTCCTTGACGCAATAACCGACAACTTGTCCAACAAACACATAAtacaaatatgcaaaaattatttaacgAATATGTTATTTTATATGCACAATGGGGACTCCACTAATGGGAACGTAAATTATAAGGAGAGTAAAGaaatagcaaaaataaaaaagttgtttATCCACAAGGTTAACAATTTAAAGGCCTTCAATGCAGAAAATAACCTCTACATCAGTGATGATTccttaataaaaagaattatgGTTCGAGACAGTACGGTCACacatcatcattatcataGAAGCGAAATGAAGGAGCCCagtaatttttgcaaaataaggaaatacGAGAAAGACTGTGTGAGTGCATACTACATTCCAAATGGGAATCCTTTAAGGAGTAACAACAACGGAGAGTATATTTGTATGAACTACAAGAACAGGCATCATTTAATATTTCGCTTGATTATTAACCGGATTagaacattttattttttcgtttttttaatATCCTTTTTACTTCAACAATCATATCATTTTAGGacaaataattataaatacTTTGCtcttagtttttttttcctcttcttcgtttCTGCATTGAAAGATCTTTACACGATAACTCAGAGGATTGCCACTGAGCGGGAGGTTAATTCTAAAGCGTGTAGGCGAGTCACTCCTGTTGGCTTGGTGGATATCCCTTGCTCTGAGATCAAG GTGGGCGATATACTCTACCTAGAAGAAAACGACGAATGTCCCGCAGATCTGGTTCTCCTAAAATGCAGCCACGAtgatgtatatgtgtgttcaAAAAACCTGGACGGAAAGACGGACcttaaaatgaggaagagcaTTCTGCTTACATCTTACTTACCAAGTATATATGATCTCTTcaggttaaaaataaaagtgatgCTTCAGAAACCGCATAAACGTTTGGACAGAATGAATGGCATATTTATGCTTACTAATTATCATTCCTTTGTTAAGCGTATGTACAGCGACTTGGTGTGTTTACAGAacacatttttcaaaaatgctAATGAGAATTTTCATCCTGCCAGCGAAGTTTTTAATTATGTCATTGAAGACACCTACATTGAGAAGACATACAAATGTGTGGATTTCCTGATACGGGTGTCTGCAACTCCTTTGGAGGAATCATCTGTCGGGGAAGCTTCCATAAGTTCGTCAtccaaggagggaaaaattgcCCCAACTGGAGGGATAATACGCACTGATAAGTCTGCCCATCTTGGCCACCTCTGCAGCACCAACTTGGTGAACCGACCAAGCGAAGCACAGGACACCCATTTCGAAAGCTACATCAGTAAGTTAGATTCTCAGAACTCATCACCCATTGTACgtgatgaaaatgaagaacactACAAAGAGCAGATTGGAACAGAAAATATCATCTGGTGTGGTAGCAAAATAGTGAGGGGAAAAGTATATGGTCTCGTCGCCTACGCAGGAgcagataaaaaaacaagtatTATAGTGagtagaggaaaaaatataacagaTGAAGATTGTAGAGCTAAAAGGAGAGCATTTCATATGTGGTTAATTTTGGTATTAATAGTATGCCTCTACTTGTGCTTACAAGGAGAAGGTCCACTTGGAACAAGTGCCTTAATAAATTTTGTTAGGTACTTCCTCCTGCTACTCCCATACACGCCCTACGTGAATAACATGTATGTTTTCTTAATCAATAGAATTACGTTTCATATGTTACTGAAGCGACAAGCCATTCCACAATTCTCTCTGCCTAACGTTGACATCGCTGATCGGATTAGCAACACGTCTTTCCTTCTATGCGACAAGGATGAAGTGGTGGATAAAGTGGGGTTGAAGTTACGCGGAGTTCACTTTCTGCTTGGCGAGCTGGAAGAGAAGAATGGGGGTAATAGGCACAATGAGGGTTGTGGTGGTGGTCACAAGGGTAACCTTCCCTACTGGAGATGCTTCCTGCAAGCACTCCTAAATATTGTAGACTTCAACTCCTACCTGTGTGCACCATCCACAAAGGGATCACAGAAAAATTGCACACTTTTGAAATGCATAGACCGGCACAAACTACCAAATGGCGGAGGAAACAAGGGAGACAAAACGGATAAGCTGTACAGAACAGTCTTCAGTGATATCTTAAATTACACTGCGGATAAATCgaataaaatgtttttaaCTCTTCTATGCATGCTATTTTGCAATGTAACAATGCTTAGCAGAAGAGgaggtttaaaaaaaaatggaaaagagcaCACACTACATTCAAAGTGGGATTCCATTTACTCTCCATGTTTGGAGGAGAACGTTTTCATAGACTTCGTGAAGTCTTGCGGCAtggacatttttaaaaaaaatgcttccaAAATTGCCGTTGGAATTTTAATTCCTACCATTACACATaacgaaaaagggaaaaacaaaacacaTATTGTGAGTCGAAATAGAAAGACCAAAGGGACggagaaaaatgtgtgcaagAATTTAGATGAACACTCTTcggaggggaggaaaaagaaaaaaaaaaaaaaaaaaaaaaatttgcctgaacatgtcaggcaaaaatgttggcattttaaaaattcactacaaaatgggggtatttttaaattatccaACGTGGCTGAAAAGGTAGACATGGGCGAGGTGAAATGTGAGCGATTACGCATGTGTAATAACGAGTGGAAGGAACGTTCACGAAGTAACAGTAGTAACGGTTGCAGAGGTGGGTATAACATCACCTGTGGGAAAAGGCGCATCGCGAGAAATGGTGGACACCATCATTGCCGCTCAGGCAGTGGGgaccaaaagggaaaaaagaaaaaggtgaagaCATATAACTTTGAAAAGATAGAAGGATTATCTCTAGACTGTAACGACAAAGTCATATGCATGCTCATATCgtacaatgaaaaaatatttaatttgGTTAAGGGACCTGGGGAGAAGATTGCTAATATGTTGTCTTgcgaaaagcgaaaaaagaaactaaGGTCGATTTCAGGATCCTTCTGTGCCAAAGGCTTTCGTGTAGTTGTTTTTGCGTATAGAGAAGTTGCACAGAACGAATTAGATGAATACAAAAGGATTAGCAACGAAGAGCAaaagaaacttttttttaaaaatgtgttcgCTAACAATGTAGTTGTGCTAGCCATTGCGACGCTAAAGGAAGGTATAAACGAAAATGCAAAGAAGTGTCTGGATTTGTtcaaaagagcaaaaataaaaacgtggATTCTCTCTggggagaagaaggagagtGTTATAGCTACCTCCACGTCTTTACAGTTGCTTACACAAAGGAATTACCTTTGTCATCTAAGTAGGAGAAGACTCACACGGCTGGTACGGAACAGAATGGGGGCATTCAATACATTCCAGAGTAGTCCCCTATCTGGTACCTACACCAACTGTCCTTTCCCCTTAGGGGTACCATCTCCCAGTGGAAGTATAACGTTTCGAAAAGGAACCTTACCTGTGTGCTACCTCTGCAGTGAACACTGTGGTGGATGTGATCACGACGACTGTGTCATGAAAAAGAATAGGAGTTCACACAAATTGGTTTTTCCCAGAGCGAATGCGATAGATGAAACATGCGCTTCCAACGGATGGGTCAACGTGGGTATCCATACTAACGGGGAGAACAAGAACGAAACAGTAAATTGCCTTGAAGATAAATTAGAGAATACCCGACAGATATGTGGGGAAGCGAATACGGTTTCTTTTCATCTCCCACTTGAAAATGTCTTACCCAAAAGGACAACTAAAATGATTTCACTACAAAGGGATGGAGCATTAACAAATGCACTGAGCGAAATGCTGTACCATTTTAGCTACCCCTTTATGGGGGCcgagagaaaaaggaaacttGAAGGGAAATATAAAGAGGGGAACGTACATTTCGATAAGGAAAGTCCAGCTGACATTGAAAATGAACAACACTTCTATCGAAAAAGCGATACACAAAAGAAAGTGCGTAATGGTCCTTCCCCACATAACCGTGTGTACATCGTGAAGGGAGACATAATTGACTACTACTTGAAACacaggaaaaaggaattcatAAGAGCACTAACCCAAGCTAGGTGTGCCCTCTTCTACGACTGTAATTCTatccaaaaggggaagatagCCAGATGTCTGCGCACTGTAACAGATGGAAAACATAGGGGTGAGCTTCTATGCTCAGTAGGAAACCATGCGAAAGACATAAACATGTTTAATGAATCGGATATAGCTATCCGTGTGAATAAACATAGAGGCACGAATGTGAGCAATCTCTACGCAGATATGGAGGTGCAAACTTTTGAAGATCTTgggtgtatattttttttatatggtTACAGAATTAGTTGGAAtgttcattccttccttgtGGCTAGCTATTACAGAGGATTTACATTGTTAtttctacaattttttttttcttactttttcgCTAGTTCGTTATCTATCTTGTCCAATAATTTcctattcacatttttcgctCTTTTGTTCATCATCACGTTTGTGATGATATCCACTCCGGAGAATGATGATGCGCGGATAGGATACACCGGTGGAGCTAACTACCAACTGTTGCGGAGAAATGCAGTGCGCAAGGGAAATTTACAACGAAGGTTGTTTTCCCTAAAATGGCTTTGTGCTACAATGTGGATGGCACTATACCAGGGCTTTGTCCTGTTTATGCGGGGTTATTGCTCGCACTACGCGTGGGGTGGTTTCCCCGCTTGTGCTAATCCCATAGGCCACCACTCCACTGTACCAGATCACCACTACCGCCTCGGCATGCATAACGAAATCTACgtgtttcctcctttatttaTCACGCATATATTCCACagtgtgtttttcctttctgcatcaaaaagaaaattttatttcctcccgCTTGCAgccttatttattttatttttaattgccTACAAAATGTTATTAAGTTCACTACATCATTTTcgcttgccattttttttccaattagATTTGGCCttttgtgcatacacttCTGTTACTCTTGTCATTCTTAATGTGCCGCTTGTTATATATTATgtgtttttaaaatgcaCAACGGGGAGGGCAAAATCGGCAG
- a CDS encoding derlin-1, putative has translation MVQLGELLGTIPLITRLYLILSSILMVLCSLDVISPLSLYLNWNLVLTEHQYWRLITCFLYFGSFGLHFFWDAYVLIYYCSSLEDVTFRNNSADFLWMIIVSCMMLLIVSYLFGGVYFYSSCIINVITYVWSKNNSSARLTIFFFTIKASYLPWVLTLLSLIVDYNSNDNFFGILVGHIYFFFTNVFPLMPVAKNTQIFKTPQILKWLLKQEQ, from the exons ATGGTTCAGTTAGGAGAGCTTCTCGGCACAATTCCGCTAATAACTCGCTTATACCTCATCCTCTCGTCCATTTTGATGGTCCTATGCTCCCTGGACGTTATATCTCCCTTAAGCTTATACCTAAATTGGAACCTAGTCTTGACTGAGCATCAg TACTGGAGACTCATCACCTGCTTCTTGTACTTCGGATCCTTCgggcttcattttttttgggatGCCTACGTTTT AATATACTACTGTAGCTCACTGGAAGATGTTACCTTTAGGAATAACTCGGCCGACTTCCTCTGGATGATTATTGTGTCGTGCATGATGCTGCTG ATCGTTTCGTACCTTTTCGGGGGGGTGTACTTTTACAGCAGTTGCATAATAAATGTGATCACCTATGTGTGGAGCAAGAACAATTCCTCAGCGCGCctgaccattttttttttcaccataaAGGCGTCCTACCTTCCCTG GGTACTAACCTTACTCTCCCTAATTGTCGACTACAACTCGAACGATAACTTTTTTGGTATTCTAGTTGGACatatttacttcttcttcacgAATGTATTCCCCCTCATGCCCGTCGCCAAGAACacgcaaatttttaaaacccCCCAAATTTT gAAATGGCTGCTCAAGCAGGAGCAGTAA
- a CDS encoding zinc finger protein, putative, which yields MVYATLLSEEDLSRFRTKQCKRLLNGGCNFGIDRCQYSHNEFWNRRCPFYLSDSSFIRYITIMCPDVETKSDGSINSLCLRGGECPFAHSAEEILYHPLYYKTKRCEDYKKGSCNTYYCPFIHGLAETRIPGTYKLPFTNGISIPNIPNVIIVDKIDITSKTTGNISGGDRYMKNVISSKKRSDVKLVDHLKFFDNAHFPKMNNCMMPTSYSSIDSIPNNNTDASRSNCGKKITLSFSHNFVNNSSEEDLKKGRIIFNEENTMDHFSAFSKDGLDYSINSFTNFDKHMMDFPTHGNSTDMGRSSPNTLSCTNYNEFLGGNMDKGENRSSIKSSLSTQVTDGLHPANNWNKHFNMIKMKQNYSSCSTAAHEINFNEHDMTSDEVVEDDEEDLDNYLMNTLLPKGDEDTEGMHSGNGDQIGDEKVHYNYQCNCSSASNERNDDGSIHHKPSCSAHHAGEEQNTSEINLLEIIRCLKNLYERIMKGNLVFSPEQWDNIAKITYEIVRVVEFNRILKLKRTTDMMKSDICSGKNQFPFDMSKMTDMWSEGMKGSTARLETNVLVREVYGKEENSANEQGEEKDGEIAPMMKEENINDTIQISTPSEAVLSEMKNNLESKRENMPDGMSMDVAGDTYMMTHLYQGQEIENYPSDKNDMDLFNVKRKILSHQLNSMSDVANGISGMANVSNNKITSSNGKVDNANNEEENSKDDPHFLDYYNLNKGNFNFAETKENADKILSQQPFMSFFSFLSE from the coding sequence ATGGTGTATGCGACTCTACTGAGCGAGGAGGACCTGAGTCGTTTCAGGACGAAGCAGTGCAAGCGCCTTTTGAACGGAGGATGCAATTTTGGAATAGACAGATGCCAGTACAGTCACAACGAATTTTGGAACAGACGATGCCCGTTCTACTTGAGCGACTCGTCTTTCATTCGATACATAACAATTATGTGTCCAGATGTAGAAACGAAAAGTGATGGTTCTATTAACAGTCTCTGTCTTCGAGGTGGAGAATGCCCCTTCGCTCACTCAGCGGAAGAAATTTTGTACCATCCCTTGTATTATAAAACGAAAAGATGTGAAGATTATAAAAAGGGATCATGTAATACTTATTACTGTCCATTTATTCATGGCTTAGCAGAGACTAGAATTCCAGGTACATATAAATTGCCATTCACCAATGGAATTAGCATCCCTAATATCCCCAACGTAATCATTGTGGATAAAATTGACATAACGAGTAAGACAACTGGAAACATAAGTGGTGGAGACAGATACATGAAGAATGTAATTTCGTCTAAGAAGCGCAGCGATGTCAAGCTAGTAGACCATCTGAAATTTTTTGACAATGCACACTTTccaaaaatgaacaactgTATGATGCCTACTTCGTACTCCTCCATTGACTCCATTCCAAATAACAACACAGATGCCTCCAGGAGCAactgtgggaaaaaaatcacccTGTCCTTCAGCCACAATTTTGTGAATAACTCATcggaagaagatttaaaaaaaggtaggATAATatttaatgaagaaaataccATGGAccatttttctgctttcTCTAAAGATGGGCTCGATTATTCCATTaattccttcaccaattttgACAAACACATGATGGATTTTCCGACACACGGGAACAGCACAGATATGGGAAGGTCCTCTCCAAATACCTTGTCGTGCACTAATTATAACGAATTTTTGGGGGGTAACATGGACAAAGGAGAGAATCGCTCATCGATCAAGTCCAGCTTGTCGACTCAAGTGACGGATGGACTTCACCCCGCCAACAACTGGAACAAGCATTTCAATATGATCAAGATGAAGCAGAATTATTCTAGCTGTAGTACCGCTGCACAcgaaattaattttaacGAACATGACATGACAAGCGACGAAGTGGTGGAGGACGATGAAGAAGACCTGGATAATTATCTTATGAACACGCTTCTGCCGAAGGGGGACGAGGACACCGAGGGGATGCACAGCGGGAACGGAGACCAGATCGGTGATGAGAAGGTGCACTACAACTACCAATGCAACTGCAGCAGTGCAAGCAACGAGCGGAATGATGACGGAAGCATCCACCATAAGCCAAGCTGTAGCGCACACCACGCAGGCGAAGAGCAAAACACGAGCGAAATCAATCTGCTAGAAATTATCAGGTGCCTGAAAAATTTATACGAACGAATCATGAAAGGCAATTTAGTCTTCTCCCCAGAGCAGTGGGATAACATTGCCAAGATAACCTACGAAATTGTTCGTGTTGTGGAATTTAACcgaattttaaaattgaagAGAACCACCGATATGATGAAGAGTGATATTTGCAGCGGGAAAAACCAATTCCCTTTTGATATGTCTAAGATGACGGACATGTGGTCGGAAGGGATGAAGGGCTCCACTGCGAGGTTAGAAACGAACGTGCTTGTGAGGGAAGTGTATggcaaggaagaaaacagtGCAAATGAACAAGGCGAGGAGAAAGACGGAGAAATTGCACCAAtgatgaaggaggaaaacattAATGATACGATTCAAATTTCCACTCCAAGCGAGGCAGTATTGagcgaaatgaaaaacaatttagagagcaaaagggaaaacatgCCCGATGGAATGAGCATGGACGTTGCGGGGGACACCTACATGATGACGCATCTGTATCAGGGCCAGGAGATAGAGAATTACCCAAGTGATAAAAACGACATGGATCTGTTTAacgtgaagaggaaaattttatccCACCAGTTAAACAGTATGAGTGATGTAGCCAATGGGATAAGCGGGATGGCCAACGTGAGCAACAACAAAATTACTAGCTCAAACGGTAAAGTGGATAACGCcaataatgaagaagaaaactccAAAGACGACCCCCATTTTTTGGACTACTACAATTTAAACAAAGGCAACTTCAACTTTGCAGAAACGAAGGAAAACGCAGATAAAATTTTGTCGCAGCAGCCATTCAtgtctttcttttcctttctttccgaATGA
- a CDS encoding leucine-rich repeat protein, with the protein MDSLNSLESIYQEYGSTLRYYGANDSLSGESNEESDSSEKRKSLNENVNNEESQRVEKYINLEKTSKIWAGTNQIINYKKKDVHEMQKMIFKHNNKEINFSTNKKILNVNNNKLESTELLKDLLHYIYQQKDMQILGDYYSGIMCLDISFNDLVEVGEHLLCLSNLKVLYLHSNKIDSIKEIQKLASLSKLKKLTVENNPVMDTYGKFYRPFVIHYLPQIKSLDFYDIIKVERNKSEIAFNTHKYKFNLE; encoded by the exons ATGGATAGCCTGAATTCTTTGGAGTCCATTTACCAGGAGTACGGAAGTACTCTCAGGTATTATGGGGCGAATGATTCTTTG AGCGGAGAGTCCAATGAAGAATCGGACAGTtccgaaaaaaggaaaagcctCAACGAAAACGTCAACAATGAAGAGAGCCAAAGAGTGGAAAAGTACATCAACCTTGAAAAAACATCCAAAATTTGGGCAGGCACAAACCAAATTATTAACTATAAGAAGAAAGATGTACATGAAATGCAGAAAATGATTTTCAAGCATAATAACaaagaaattaatttttccacaaacaagaaaattttaaacgTAAATAATAACAAATTGGAAAGCACAGAATTGTTAAAAGACCTCCTACATTACATCTACCAACAGAAGGACATGCAAATTTTGGGCGACTACTACTCCGGAATCATGTGTCTCGACATATCATTCAATGATCTCGTCGAGGTGGGAGAACATCTGCTTTGCCTAAGTAACCTGAAAGTGTTGTACTTGCATTCAAATAAGATAGACAGTATTAAAGAAATTCAAAAGTTGGCTTCTCTgtccaaattaaaaaaactcACTGTGGAAAATAACCCCGTTATGGATACCTACGGAAAGTTCTATCG CCCTTTCGTTATTCACTACCTGCCCCAAATAAAGTCCCTGGATTTTTACGATATCATAAAAGTTGAACGGAATAAATCAGAGATCGCGTTTAACACGCACAAGTATAAGTTCAACTTGGAGTGA
- a CDS encoding telomere length and silencing protein 1, putative → MIKKRKVRMDGNGKRRVPFAKDEELNVAPPVGSTKEKKSHDIKDEEENKLNKLKASQNLKLLQYVRLKKKGINADNLSNDNVATQDEENENKVHEKHFTKNITEKEIEEAHIENFIRKNMDQFYQDDKRRKGKRSGDDGASVGTSDGGDGDGGDDDGGDDDGDDPVKDLYKLSDHLKVKSSVAANPEKLNCITGITEVPLPIEVKLKNIEETEKIKRKLLKKAKLIN, encoded by the coding sequence ATGATTAAGAAGCGGAAGGTCCGAATGGatggaaatggaaagagaaGAGTACCATTTGCCAAAGACGAGGAACTGAACGTAGCCCCCCCTGTTGGAagcacaaaagaaaaaaaaagtcatgACATCaaggatgaggaagaaaacaaattaaataaattaaaagcatcccaaaatttaaaattactACAATATGTGaggttaaaaaagaagggaataaaTGCGGACAACTTAAGTAATGATAACGTAGCCACacaggatgaagaaaatgaaaataaagtaCACGAAAAACATTTCACCAAGAATATCACGGAGAAGGAAATCGAAGAGGCACAtatagaaaattttattcgaAAAAATATGGATCAGTTTTACCAGGATGATAAACGGAGAAAAGGCAAGAGGAGCGGCGACGACGGTGCCAGTGTTGGTACGAGtgatggtggtgatggtgatggtggtgatgatgatggcggtgatgatgatggtgatgatcCTGTGAAGGATCTGTACAAACTGTCTGACCACCTAAAAGTTAAAAGCTCTGTTGCCGCTAACCCAGAGAAGCTAAACTGCATCACAGGCATAACGGAGGTCCCCTTGCCCATTGAGGTCAAACTCAAAAATATTGAAGAGACGGAAAAGATCAAGAGGAAGCTTCTGAAGAAAGCCAAGCTTATAAATTGA